Proteins from one Sabethes cyaneus chromosome 2, idSabCyanKW18_F2, whole genome shotgun sequence genomic window:
- the LOC128737355 gene encoding uncharacterized protein LOC128737355, with amino-acid sequence MISILPPEIISKIFEHLNRGERLTAAGVCRQWYELAFGSKFCRELCLQLNSSKPEITALRQSALWNRCRKVSIRCDELNDDAKAFLKEFFASAPLEWCHIDGNSALVKDLLVHSMAHLTHFSVYLHPSELHGGDIKLNINFDTLKCLNLRAPLNNALTLDVSCPNLITLNMVVLNDECISIITKLRKQLEGLEISMTSAVSLSRMAVEPFERLTTLALWVTPQYEELKQVLEQTPFLEDMYLNVGYADTTVGDCFNRLKNLKRLTLVGIKIDTSAFFGTMHKMKQLTKLSLERCSFISAQNEPKPTIVSESVTNFTLSNENENFVLPNFPNLEDLTFLYSCQPAVDVLGIISHQYKKLKRLNFGGNPGIISMFHHRSSIAYLNKIQHLNNIQFSRLSLQDYNWASCGDLQIQKLRLVGCMIDGTGAQQIVQTFPGLRELFIDNSYLRQPSEVFDIDENCSRGLRSYLPQCRVSYYDCHIEARYDTCAGRRPRPEEVNGNEC; translated from the exons ATGATTTCTATTCTACCACCAGAG ATAATATCGAAAATTTTTGAGCATCTTAACCGCGGCGAACGCTTAACGGCTGCTGGTGTGTGTCGACAATGGTACGAGCTAGCATTTGGGTCAAAATTCTGCCGTGAACTATGTCTGCAACTGAACTCGAGTAAACCAGAAATAACAGCCCTTCGGCAAAGTGCTTTATGGAACCGTTGTCGAAAAGTATCGATCCGATGTGATGAACTGAACGATGATGCAAAAGCTTTTCTAAAGGAGTTTTTTGCAAGCGCGCCGCTCGAATGGTGTCATATCGATGGCAATAGTGCACTGGTAAAAGATTTGCTGGTACATAGTATGGCACATTTGACACATTTTAGTGTGTATTTACATCCTAGTGAGTTGCATGGTGGCGATATAAAGCTCAACATTAATTTCGATACGTTAAAGTGCCTAAATCTTCGTGCCCCGCTGAACAATGCTTTGACGCTGGACGTTAGCTGCCCAAACTTGATTACCCTAAATATGGTAGTGCTTAATGACGAATGTATTTCAATTATAACAAAGCTGCGCAAACAGTTGGAAGGTTTGGAGATTTCGATGACATCGGCGGTATCGCTTAGCAGAATGGCAGTAGAACCATTTGAAAGGTTGACAACGTTAGCTTTGTGGGTTACACCGCAGTACGAAGAGCTCAAGcaagttttggaacaaacaCCTTTCCTCGAAGATATGTACTTGAATGTAGGCTATGCCGATACTACCGTCGGAGACTGCTTTAATAGGTTAAAAAATCTAAAACGTTTAACGCTTGTGGGTATAAAAATCGATACGAGTGCATTTTTCGGAACAATGCACAAAATGAAACAACTCACGAAACTGTCACTTGAAAGATGCAGCTTTATCAGCGCACAAAACGAACCAAAACCGACGATTGTATCGGAAAGTGTAACAAATTTTACGTTGAGTAACGAGAACGAAAATTTCGTGTTACCAAATTTTCCCAATCTTGAGGATCTTACATTTCTGTACAGTTGTCAACCAGCGGTCGACGTTCTAGGCATAATTAGTCACCAGTATAAGAAGCTAAAAAGGCTTAATTTCGGTGGAAACCCAGGAATAATTAGCATG tTTCACCATCGTTCTTCGATAGCGTACCTGAACAAAATCCAACATTTAAATAACATCCAGTTCAGCCGTTTATCGCTGCAAGACTATAACTGGGCCTCGTGTGGAGATCTTCAGATTCAGAAACTAAGACTGGTGGGATGTATGATCGATGGAACGGGAGCACAGCAGATTGTGCAAACTTTTCCCGGACTTCGTGAACTATTCATCGACAACAGTTACCTTCGACAGCCCTCCGAGGTGTTCGACATTGATGAAAATTGCTCCCGGGGATTGCGCTCGTATCTGCCCCAGTGTCGGGTGTCGTACTACGATTGCCATATCGAAGCGCGTTACGATACGTGTGCCGGTCGCAGGCCTCGGCCAGAGGAAGTTAATGGTAATGAGTGTTGA